A genomic window from Nicotiana sylvestris chromosome 11, ASM39365v2, whole genome shotgun sequence includes:
- the LOC138880754 gene encoding uncharacterized protein, translating into MAYFGETLVGIASEWYMDQDISCWHIWDDLSQDFVRQFQYNIDIAPDRNSLSNLKKKSSESFREYDVKWREQAARVKPPMDETEMVSVFLQAQEADYYQNMMYAMGKSFAEAIKIGEMVENGLKTGRILSHSAISSTSQAIQGGSGGVANRKKKEEATMATSSVRKPRSARLHFSERTPQHYYPHQDAAYAMDLQPYAVMNAQPYARPQQQFHQNRAQFPRNQLPHQAQYNPRPPQNNFPYNARAREWLRKTNFTPIGESYSSLFPKLVQMDLLQPVPPNRQNPESPSYQPGARCAYHSGVEGHDTESCWTLKRVVENLIEQKRIVLKDEDIPNVTNNPLPAHNNGPVIGMICEDKEFDPTLKAIIAIADVEKKPKADAKQEKGEKKSKPTPQNTEKTVEIKTEVVPSKDAILYVPRGPRKGQVTLSPPRRFELNKGSKMYVPKGTYVVRAPRLNEPVVIGCTPQRPMTDPTAIPWNYNEAVVTYKGKEVLGEVNETNPAEKYLNLEKVNNATKKRFPLKKSVSAEEAEEFFRKMKTADYEIIDQLRKSPAQVFLLSLLMNSTKHQKVLIKTLNEAYVPIETTVEQLERMAERFFTINQISFSKNDLPP; encoded by the coding sequence ATGGCCTACTTTGGAGAGACTTTGGTcggcattgcttctgaatggtatatggatcaggatataTCTTGTTGGCATATCTGGGACGACTTGTCTCAggattttgtcaggcagtttcaatataacatagacattgcccctgacaggaattcattatcaaatctaaagaagaagtccTCGGAGAGCTTTCGAGAGTATGatgtcaaatggcgcgaacaagcggccagagtcaagcctccaatggacgaaacagaaatggtcagtgtctttcttcaagcccaagaggctgattattatcaaaacatgatgtaTGCTATGGGAAAGTCATTTGccgaagccatcaaaatcggtgaaatggttgagaatgggttgaaaacagggcgaatcttgagtcattCTGCAATAAGCTctacctcccaagcaatccaaggtgggtctggaggagtagcaaaccgaaagaagaaggaagaagcaacAATGGCAACTTCGAGTGTAAGAAAACCCCGTTCGGCCAGACTTCATTTCtctgaaagaaccccacaacactactacccccatcaaGATGCGGCCTATGCTATGGATCTTCAGCCATATGCAGTAATGAATGCACAACCATACGctaggccacaacaacaatttcaccAAAACCGAGCTCAATTTCCCAGAAATCAACTtcctcaccaagctcagtataatccccgacctccacaaaataatttccCCTACAATGCCCGTGCTCGGGAGTGGCTTAGGAAGACGAacttcacacctattggtgagtcatattctagccttttccctaaattggtccaaatggATTTGTTACAACCTGTacccccaaataggcaaaacccagagtcaccctcttaccaacctggcgcccgatgtgcctatcattctggggtggaagggcatgacactgagagctgttggactttgaaaagggtTGTCGAAAATCTCATAGAACAAAAGCGGATAGTGTtaaaggatgaagatattcctaatgtaaccaacaacccgttaccggctcacaacaatggaccggttattggaatgatctgcgaagataaagagtttgatcctaccttgaaagccatcattgcaatcgCTGACGTCGAGAAAAAGCCAAAGGCTGATGCAAAGCAAGAAAaaggggagaagaagagtaaacccacccctcaaaacacagaaaaaACAGTGGAAATCAAAACTGAGGTAGTACCCTCGAAAGATGCCATCCTTTATGTGCCCCGGGGTCCTAGGAAAGGACAagtgacattgagccctccaagaaggtttgagctgaacaaaggatctaaaatgtatgtgccaaaagggacCTATGTGGTACGggcaccaaggctgaatgagcccgtggttattggctgCACACcgcagaggcccatgacagatcctactgccatcccatggaattataacgaggcagtagtaacctacaaaggaaaagaagtcctGGGAGAAGTAAATGAAACTAACCCGGCTGAGAAATACCTCAATCTGGAGAAAGTGAATAATGCCACGAAGAAGCGTTTCCCACTTAAGAAGTCAGTTAGTGccgaagaagcagaagagttcttcaggaaaatgaaaactgcggactacgagataattgaccaactccgaaagtctcCTGCTCAGGTCTTTTTGCTGTCTCTATTAATGAATTCAACTAAacatcagaaagtgttgatcaaaaccctcaatgAAGCTTATGTTCCGATTGAAACTACTGTGGAACAACtggagaggatggcagaaagattcttcaCAATCAATCAGATCTCCTTTAGCAAGAATGACCTGCCCCCATAA
- the LOC138880755 gene encoding uncharacterized protein, with amino-acid sequence MKRVMLDGGSEVDICPLSTLQRIEIETERIRPNNVCVRAFDGIKRDTIGEIDLILTIGPVDFEVTFQVLDMDTSYNFLLGRPWIHAAGAVPSTLHQMVKLEYEDQEIIVH; translated from the coding sequence ATGAAGAGAGTCATGCTGGATGGCGGTTCCGAAGTAgatatctgccctctctcaactCTGCAAAGAATAGAGATCGAGACTGAGAGAATCAGGCCCAACAATGTCTGTGTTCGTGCCTTTGATGGTATCAAAAGAGACACCATAGGtgagatcgatttgattttgactattggacctgtggattttgaggtgacctttcaAGTCCTAGACATGGATACTTcttataatttcctcttgggaaggccttggattcacgCGGCAGGAGCCGTACCttccactctccaccagatggtgaaattggAATATGAAGATCAGGAGATCATAGTCCACTGA